A single Argentina anserina chromosome 7, drPotAnse1.1, whole genome shotgun sequence DNA region contains:
- the LOC126803538 gene encoding germin-like protein 9-3, producing the protein MEHFGVEALYTPTIQPYIAMTMKLVQFLMVTILVLASATYKRVLASDPDIVSDYVLPENSTSVDATYFTFTGFRTIFEHVPKAFNTAKASIVEFPALNGQSVSYAVLQLPPQTLLPPHTRPDATGLLFLLDGSLEVGLIDTKNNLYTQKLQAGDMFVFPKGLIHYQYNADSQLPATAIAAFGSASARTVAVPPSVFASGIDDVILAKSFKTDVDTIRKINAGWPHY; encoded by the exons ATGGAGCACTTCGGCGTGGAA GCGCTCTACACTCCAACTATCCAACCATATATAGCTATGACGATGAAATTGGTTCAATTTCTCATGGTGACCATACTAGTTCTTGCGTCGGCTACCTACAAAAGGGTCTTAGCAAGTGATCCGGATATCGTTTCAGACTATGTTCTCCCCGAAAACAGCACATCAGTTGATGCTACTTATTTTACATTCACTGGATTCCGCACGATATTTGAGCATGTACCTAAAGCCTTTAACACAGCAAAAGCAAGTATAGTTGAGTTTCCTGCTCTCAATGGCCAGAGTGTCTCATACGCGGTGCTTCAATTGCCTCCGCAGACGCTCCTCCCACCTCATACTCGCCCTGATGCTACCGGACTTCTGTTCCTCTTGGATGGTTCCTTGGAAGTAGGCCTAATAGATACGAAAAATAATCTGTACACGCAAAAGCTTCAGGCTGGAGATATGTTTGTATTTCCCAAGGGACTAATACATTATCAGTATAACGCTGATTCTCAATTGCCAGCCACCGCCATTGCAGCATTCGGAAGTGCAAGTGCTAGAACAGTTGCGGTGCCACCTTCTGTTTTTGCTTCAGGTATTGACGATGTAATTCTTGCCAAATCCTTCAAGACAGATGTTGATACTATCAGAAAGATCAACGCTGGCTGGCCTCACTACTAG
- the LOC126801775 gene encoding putative germin-like protein 9-2 encodes MRLIELLVIITVISLAISRRVLARDPDIITDYILPESHTGTTVDASFFTYTGFRGLFDQVPETFTATKASMDEFPALNGQGVSYAMLRFPPNSIFPPHTRLDSAGLMLVLTGSLEVGLIDSKNVLYTKNLQAGDMFVFPKGLIHYQYNTDPNLPATAIASFGSASARSVAVPPSIFTSGIREAVLAKSFKTDVSTVRKIRAGLKN; translated from the coding sequence ATGAGGCTGATTGAATTACTGGTGATCATAACTGTAATTTCTTTGGCCATCTCCAGAAGAGTGCTTGCAAGGGATCCTGACATCATTACCGATTACATACTCCCAGAAAGCCACACCGGCACAACTGTTGATGCCTCATTCTTCACATACACAGGGTTCCGCGGCTTATTTGATCAAGTACCGGAAACCTTCACGGCAACAAAAGCAAGCATGGACGAGTTCCCTGCTCTCAACGGCCAGGGTGTGTCATACGCCATGCTTCGTTTCCCTCCAAACTCAATATTCCCACCTCACACCCGCCTTGACTCTGCCGGACTTATGTTAGTCCTTACTGGTTCTCTCGAAGTAGGCCTAATCGACTCGAAAAATGTTCTGTATACTAAAAACCTACAAGCTGGAGATATGTTTGTGTTTCCTAAGGGATTGATCCACTATCAGTACAACACTGATCCTAATTTGCCAGCCACTGCCATTGCATCATTCGGAAGTGCAAGCGCTAGATCAGTTGCAGTTCCACCATCTATCTTCACCTCTGGAATTCGTGAAGCGGTCCTGGCAAAATCATTTAAGACAGACGTTAGTACTGTTAGAAAGATCAGGGCTGGCCTAAAAAATTAA
- the LOC126801771 gene encoding pentatricopeptide repeat-containing protein At1g06270, producing the protein MAIVLTKLCRTLVPLHCCLHKYRFINSISPSHALLEHVKNAVETKAYRNIPDYLISFEQACLNPNPFAFLSTLPYRLRMQVVDEILQSFIPIRPRSCAQAAYAYLLSFTLQSSNPLPLGLAILQRTLRSGCVPVAQTRLLLSSAWLECRKVESQSVSDMLFEMQSIGYNPDCSTCNYLISSLCAVDQLNEAVKLLKGMSKAGCVPDLESFDTVVGAMCTVRKTSEALDMIKKMVEKVGLTPRQGTIVKVASALRANREIWRAVELIEFLEGKDYPVGFESYDLVVKGCLDSGENILAGKMVMGMTEKGFIPYIRTRHKVVERLAGAGEWKLANAVRQRFAELRS; encoded by the coding sequence ATGGCAATTGTACTGACAAAGCTTTGCAGAACTCTTGTTCCTTTACACTGTTGTCTCCATAAGTATCGCTTTATTAACTCGATATCGCCATCCCATGCACTGCTTgaacatgttaagaatgcagTTGAAACCAAAGCATACCGGAACATTCCTGATTATCTCATTTCGTTTGAACAAGCTTGCCTTAACCCAAATCCTTTTGCATTTCTATCGACTTTGCCCTACCGCCTTAGAATGCAAGTAGTTGATGAGATTTTACAGTCTTTTATCCCCATAAGGCCCCGCTCCTGTGCGCAGGCTGCTTATGCATACCTCCTGTCTTTTACTCTCCAAAGCTCCAATCCTCTTCCTCTTGGTCTTGCCATTCTACAGCGGACCCTTCGCTCCGGTTGTGTCCCTGTTGCTCAAACCCGGCTTCTCCTCTCGTCTGCTTGGCTGGAATGCAGGAAGGTGGAGTCTCAGTCTGTCTCTGACATGCTATTTGAGATGCAGTCAATTGGATATAACCCGGACTGTAGTACGTGTAACTACCTTATATCATCTTTGTGTGCTGTTGATCAATTGAATGAGGCTGTTAAATTATTGAAGGGCATGAGTAAGGCTGGATGTGTTCCTGATTTGGAGAGTTTTGACACGGTAGTTGGTGCGATGTGCACGGTTAGAAAAACTTCTGAGGCATTGGATATGATAAAGAAAATGGTGGAGAAAGTTGGGTTGACACCGAGGCAAGGGACTATCGTGAAAGTAGCATCAGCATTACGAGCAAACAGAGAGATATGGAGAGCGGTTGAGTTGATTGAGTTCTTAGAGGGGAAGGATTACCCTGTCGGGTTTGAGAGCTATGATTTGGTGGTTAAAGGCTGCTTGGATTCTGGTGAGAATATTTTAGCAGGGAAAATGGTCATGGGGATGACAGAGAAAGGGTTCATACCATACATCAGGACCAGGCACAAGGTGGTAGAAAGATTGGCTGGTGCTGGTGAGTGGAAGTTAGCTAATGCTGTGAGACAAAGATTTGCAGAATTGAGGTCCTAG
- the LOC126801779 gene encoding zingipain-2, producing METSTMLRSACFMLLLVCTLCISPSLASTEKQKPMGYEQKSMRERYQRWLAKYDRRYKNRDEWEYRFGIYRSNVELVDFINSQNLSYKLTDNIFADMTNQEFTATHLGFQAAKNPKTKFRYEGKGDLPTTVDWRKNGSVTPVRDQGRCGSCWAFSAVAAVEGLHKIKTGKLVSLSEQQLVDCDINTGNKGCRGGFMDNAFDYIKKYGITTRRDYPYTGSDGTCNKAKQKNITVKICGYETVPDNDEKSLQAAVAHQPVSVAIDAAGFAMQLYSSGVFSGVLCGKSLNHGVTAVGYGEENGSKFWIVKNSWGRNWGESGYIRMTRDSTDKEGACGIAMMSSYPV from the exons ATGGAAACATCTACAATGTTAAGGTCTGCTTGCTTTATGTTGTTACTTGTTTGCACGCTGTGTATTTCACCATCTCTGGCTTCTACAGAAAAGCAGAAGCCGATGGGTTACGAGCAGAAATCCATGAGGGAGAGGTACCAAAGGTGGCTGGCAAAATATGACCGAAGATACAAGAATAGAGACGAGTGGGAATATCGTTTTGGAATTTACCGGTCCAATGTTGAGCTTGTTGATTTCATAAACTCTCAAAACCTGTCTTACAAACTTACTGACAACATATTTGCAGACATGACAAACCAAGAGTTCACAGCCACCCACTTGGGTTTTCAAGCTGCAAAAAATCCAAAGACAAAGTTCAGGTATGAAGGGAAGGGGGACCTGCCGACTACAGTGGATTGGAGAAAGAATGGCAGCGTAACTCCGGTCAGGGATCAAGGCCGATGCG GTAGCTGTTGGGCATTCTCGGCAGTTGCAGCTGTGGAAGGCCTTCACAAGATCAAAACTGGAAAACTGGTGTCACTCTCTGAACAACAGCTTGTGGACTGCGACATAAACACTGGGAACAAAGGTTGCAGAGGTGGATTCATGGACAATGCATTTGATTACATAAAGAAGTACGGAATCACTACCCGAAGAGACTATCCCTACACAGGATCAGATGGCACCTGCAACAAAGCTAAGCAGAAAAACATTACTGTGAAAATATGTGGCTACGAAACAGTGCCTGATAATGATGAGAAAAGCCTACAAGCTGCAGTTGCTCATCAACCTGTTTCTGTTGCAATTGATGCTGCTGGTTTTGCTATGCAACTCTACTCATCTGGTGTTTTCTCTGGCGTGCTATGTGGTAAGAGCCTCAACCATGGAGTCACTGCAGTCGGATATGGAGAAGAAAATGGTAGCAAGTTCTGGATTGTGAAAAACTCTTGGGGTCGTAACTGGGGTGAATCTGGTTATATCAGAATGACACGTGATTCTACTGATAAGGAAGGTGCTTGCGGGATTGCTATGATGTCAAGCTACCCTGTTTAG
- the LOC126801777 gene encoding protein SPA, chloroplastic isoform X2: MALRMSVIPVTAVRSEATNSNGALPPRNPDPSPRLSFSKPSWVVRTESNVHREVRKTPDPPCDFCTGSGRTDCHFCQGKGRTNSVDMEMLPKGKWPRWCKTCGGSGLSYCSRCLGTGEYRYIMGFHFMKKDSANTRDNGSLTS; the protein is encoded by the exons ATGGCTCTCAGAATGTCCGTCATCCCAGTAACCGCCGTTCGATCGGAAGCCACAAATTCCAACGGTGCTCTTCCCCCACGTAATCCGGACCCGTCGCCCCGACTTTCCTTCTCCAAGCCCTCTTGGGTCGTCCGCACTGAG TCCAATGTTCATAGAGAAGTAAGAAAAACCCCAGATCCTCCATGTGATTTCTGCACTGGGAGTGGAAGGACTGATTGCCACTTTTGTCAGGGAAAAG GGAGGACAAACTCTGTTGACATGGAAATGCTACCCAAAGGAAAATGGCCAAGATG GTGCAAGACTTGTGGTGGAAGTGGTCTCAGTTACTGCTCCCGCTGTCTTGGAACTGGAGAGTACAGGTATATAATGGGCTTTCATTTCATGAAGAAGGATTCAGCAAATACAAGAGACAAT GGTAGCTTGACATCATAG
- the LOC126801777 gene encoding protein SPA, chloroplastic isoform X1 — translation MALRMSVIPVTAVRSEATNSNGALPPRNPDPSPRLSFSKPSWVVRTESNVHREVRKTPDPPCDFCTGSGRTDCHFCQGKGRTNSVDMEMLPKGKWPRWCKTCGGSGLSYCSRCLGTGEYRYIMGFHFMKKDSANTRDNVSVVQSNKKRRTVKDLYE, via the exons ATGGCTCTCAGAATGTCCGTCATCCCAGTAACCGCCGTTCGATCGGAAGCCACAAATTCCAACGGTGCTCTTCCCCCACGTAATCCGGACCCGTCGCCCCGACTTTCCTTCTCCAAGCCCTCTTGGGTCGTCCGCACTGAG TCCAATGTTCATAGAGAAGTAAGAAAAACCCCAGATCCTCCATGTGATTTCTGCACTGGGAGTGGAAGGACTGATTGCCACTTTTGTCAGGGAAAAG GGAGGACAAACTCTGTTGACATGGAAATGCTACCCAAAGGAAAATGGCCAAGATG GTGCAAGACTTGTGGTGGAAGTGGTCTCAGTTACTGCTCCCGCTGTCTTGGAACTGGAGAGTACAGGTATATAATGGGCTTTCATTTCATGAAGAAGGATTCAGCAAATACAAGAGACAATGTGAGTGTGGTTCAAAGTAATAAAAAACGACGTACTGTTAAGGATTTATATGAATAA